One window of the Carnobacterium maltaromaticum DSM 20342 genome contains the following:
- a CDS encoding LacI family DNA-binding transcriptional regulator, with amino-acid sequence MTTIKDVAKHAGVSVATVSRTINNSGYVGVESRKKIELAIKELNFYPNEVARSLFQKKSKFVGLLLPDISNPFFPLLAKGVEDKMNQMGYQLILGNVQEDMDKEKEYLKAFAQNNVAGVLSAINGGTKELKNIPLVMLDRVDTDKEYGVHSNDFEGGQLAAQAIAERNPKEIVVMVGPRSIHGSLERLRGTEKVLNNFKLNYHLLETSSFQFDATQATTDELFKQFPKVDSIIASNDVHALSILQEALRRGIKVPEVLQIIGYDDIPFSQMLFPSLATIAQPAYEIGFRGAELLCDRIENKLVKEKTIQLPVKIKIRESLRKKVLE; translated from the coding sequence ATGACAACAATTAAAGATGTAGCAAAGCATGCAGGTGTTTCAGTAGCGACTGTTTCACGAACAATCAACAATAGTGGATATGTTGGTGTAGAATCAAGAAAGAAAATTGAGCTGGCAATTAAAGAACTTAATTTTTATCCGAATGAAGTTGCTAGATCATTATTCCAAAAAAAGTCTAAGTTTGTTGGATTGTTGTTGCCAGATATATCAAACCCATTCTTTCCTTTACTTGCTAAAGGTGTCGAAGATAAGATGAACCAAATGGGGTATCAACTTATTTTAGGTAATGTGCAAGAAGATATGGACAAAGAAAAAGAATACTTAAAAGCCTTTGCTCAAAATAACGTTGCTGGTGTATTATCAGCGATTAATGGTGGCACGAAAGAATTGAAAAATATTCCTTTAGTGATGCTTGATCGTGTGGATACAGATAAAGAGTATGGCGTGCATTCAAATGATTTCGAAGGCGGTCAACTAGCAGCTCAAGCAATTGCAGAACGCAATCCAAAAGAAATCGTCGTGATGGTTGGTCCAAGAAGTATTCATGGCTCATTGGAACGTTTAAGAGGAACGGAAAAAGTTTTAAATAATTTCAAGTTAAACTATCATTTATTGGAAACGAGTTCTTTCCAGTTTGATGCTACCCAAGCGACAACAGATGAATTATTTAAACAATTTCCAAAAGTGGATAGCATCATTGCATCTAATGATGTTCATGCGTTATCGATTTTACAAGAAGCTTTGCGCCGTGGCATTAAAGTGCCAGAAGTGCTTCAAATCATTGGGTATGATGATATTCCGTTTAGCCAGATGCTTTTTCCTAGTTTAGCGACGATTGCCCAACCAGCATACGAAATTGGCTTCCGTGGAGCAGAATTATTATGTGATCGAATTGAAAATAAACTGGTGAAAGAAAAAACGATTCAGTTACCAGTAAAAATAAAAATTAGAGAGTCTTTAAGGAAGAAGGTTTTAGAATGA
- the rbsK gene encoding ribokinase: MSKITVIGSLAKDFVVSVDKRPVVGETIIGNDFKTTFGGKGANQAVAAARLGSHVAMIGKVGADSFGTEIIANLKENQISVSGVEPVTHLPSGSAHITLADGDNSIVVISGANNAVDIQQLTKNQERIKTSDLVLLQQEIPSETVEAIVDFCYQHKIPTVLNPAPARSISQNVIDKVTYLTPNEHEFEELFPQLTVSEGLAKYPNKLIITVGSKGVLFNNGQEEILVPSYQVTPVDTTGAGDTFNGAFSVALTNQLSVAESIRFGNLAASLSIQKFGAQGGMPKLEELKEQPGYEKTWNFK, translated from the coding sequence ATGAGTAAAATAACTGTTATTGGAAGTTTAGCAAAAGATTTTGTTGTAAGTGTAGATAAACGCCCCGTAGTTGGTGAAACAATTATTGGGAATGATTTTAAAACAACTTTTGGTGGAAAAGGAGCGAATCAAGCAGTTGCTGCTGCACGATTAGGCAGTCATGTTGCCATGATAGGGAAAGTTGGAGCAGATTCATTTGGAACAGAAATCATAGCGAATTTAAAAGAAAATCAGATCTCTGTCAGCGGTGTGGAACCCGTTACACATTTACCTAGTGGTTCGGCACATATTACTTTAGCAGATGGCGATAATAGTATTGTTGTGATATCTGGAGCCAATAATGCTGTTGATATCCAACAACTAACTAAAAACCAAGAACGAATAAAAACTAGTGATTTAGTGTTACTGCAACAAGAAATTCCTAGCGAAACAGTCGAAGCGATTGTTGATTTTTGTTATCAACATAAGATTCCAACTGTCTTAAATCCAGCGCCAGCACGTTCAATTAGTCAAAATGTAATTGATAAAGTGACCTATTTAACACCAAATGAGCATGAATTTGAAGAGTTATTTCCGCAATTAACGGTGTCGGAAGGCTTAGCGAAATACCCAAATAAGTTGATTATTACAGTAGGATCAAAAGGTGTGCTCTTTAATAATGGACAAGAAGAAATTTTAGTGCCTTCTTACCAAGTGACACCTGTTGATACAACTGGTGCCGGGGATACATTTAATGGAGCTTTTTCCGTAGCCTTAACGAATCAACTAAGTGTTGCAGAAAGTATCCGATTTGGAAATTTAGCGGCGTCTCTTTCCATTCAAAAATTTGGGGCACAAGGTGGTATGCCAAAACTAGAGGAATTGAAGGAGCAACCTGGATATGAAAAAACATGGAATTTTAAATAG
- the rbsD gene encoding D-ribose pyranase, translating into MKKHGILNSDISKVLSDLGHTDQITIGDAGLPVPEGVLKIDLALALSDPEFIKVFGLVLEDMVVEEMVLAKEIGVSNQKQLKQIKELAPMIPIHYLSHEEFKEQTKKSKVIIRTGEATPYSNVILQAGVIF; encoded by the coding sequence ATGAAAAAACATGGAATTTTAAATAGTGATATTTCAAAAGTATTAAGCGACTTAGGACATACAGATCAAATTACAATTGGCGATGCAGGTTTGCCTGTTCCAGAGGGAGTTTTAAAAATTGATTTAGCCTTAGCTTTATCAGATCCCGAATTTATAAAAGTTTTCGGCTTAGTACTAGAAGATATGGTTGTTGAAGAGATGGTGTTAGCCAAAGAAATTGGAGTTAGTAATCAAAAGCAACTTAAGCAAATAAAAGAGCTAGCCCCAATGATTCCAATTCATTACCTTAGTCATGAAGAGTTTAAGGAACAAACGAAGAAATCTAAAGTTATTATCCGTACAGGTGAAGCCACTCCTTATTCAAATGTTATTTTACAAGCTGGAGTTATTTTTTAA
- a CDS encoding sugar ABC transporter ATP-binding protein, whose protein sequence is MEVIMKNIYKAFGTNAVLEGVNFDTHGGEIHALMGENGAGKSTMMNILTGMHKKDQGTILINGKEHSYTNPKEAEEHGVSFIHQEMNTWPQMTVLENLFIGKEMKNKIGFIRSKEMKTLALKTFKELGITMDLDADVQTLSVGQQQMIEIAKALMTDCQVLIMDEPTAALTDREIRMLFKIIQHLKTKEVAIIYISHRMEEIFEISDRITVMRDGMTVDTTLTKETNVDDVVRKMVGREISDYYPKKNAEIGETVFEVKNLSGTSGFENISFSVKSGEIVGFSGLMGAGRTEIMRGIFGIDPISQGEIILEGKKVQLKNPSTAIKAGVGFLTENRKEEGLVLDFSIKDNISLPSIDEFRVRGLIDTKTEDEFVQLLMKRLTVKAQNEDISAGSLSGGNQQKVVLAKWIGIGPKVLILDEPTRGVDVGAKREIYQLMNELAERGVAIVMVSSDLPEVLGVSDRILVVHEGKIAGELNRTEATQEKIMNLATGGK, encoded by the coding sequence ATGGAAGTCATAATGAAGAATATCTATAAAGCCTTTGGAACAAATGCTGTTTTAGAAGGTGTGAATTTTGATACTCATGGTGGTGAAATTCATGCCTTGATGGGCGAAAATGGTGCTGGTAAATCAACCATGATGAATATTTTAACGGGTATGCATAAAAAAGATCAGGGAACAATTTTAATTAATGGAAAAGAGCATAGTTACACAAATCCAAAAGAAGCTGAAGAGCATGGCGTTAGTTTTATTCATCAAGAAATGAATACTTGGCCGCAGATGACGGTTTTAGAGAACTTATTTATCGGCAAAGAAATGAAAAATAAAATCGGATTTATTCGTTCGAAAGAAATGAAAACGTTAGCATTAAAAACGTTTAAAGAATTAGGCATTACAATGGATTTAGATGCAGATGTTCAAACACTTTCTGTCGGGCAACAGCAGATGATTGAGATTGCGAAAGCTCTGATGACTGATTGCCAAGTACTGATTATGGATGAGCCAACAGCTGCTTTAACGGATCGTGAAATCCGGATGCTATTTAAAATTATTCAGCATTTGAAAACGAAGGAAGTTGCCATTATTTATATTTCTCATCGAATGGAAGAGATTTTTGAAATTAGTGATCGAATCACAGTGATGCGAGACGGAATGACGGTGGATACAACGTTGACGAAAGAAACCAATGTGGATGATGTCGTTCGTAAGATGGTTGGTCGAGAAATTAGCGATTATTACCCTAAGAAGAATGCTGAAATTGGCGAAACAGTTTTTGAAGTCAAAAATCTATCTGGCACTAGTGGTTTTGAGAATATTTCATTTTCGGTTAAATCAGGTGAAATTGTCGGTTTTTCTGGCTTAATGGGTGCTGGCAGAACTGAAATAATGCGAGGGATTTTTGGAATAGATCCAATCAGTCAAGGCGAAATAATTCTTGAAGGAAAAAAAGTTCAATTGAAAAATCCGAGTACCGCTATTAAAGCTGGTGTTGGTTTTTTAACAGAAAATAGAAAAGAAGAGGGCTTAGTTTTAGATTTTTCAATTAAAGACAATATTAGTTTGCCAAGTATTGATGAGTTTAGAGTTAGAGGGTTAATTGATACTAAAACAGAAGATGAATTTGTTCAGTTGTTAATGAAACGGCTAACAGTTAAAGCGCAAAACGAAGATATCTCAGCTGGCAGCCTTTCTGGTGGGAATCAGCAAAAAGTTGTACTAGCAAAATGGATTGGGATTGGACCTAAAGTATTAATCTTAGATGAACCGACTCGTGGTGTTGATGTTGGGGCTAAACGTGAAATTTATCAGTTGATGAATGAGCTAGCTGAAAGAGGCGTGGCAATCGTGATGGTGTCGAGTGATTTACCAGAAGTATTAGGTGTTAGTGATCGGATTTTAGTCGTTCATGAAGGCAAAATTGCTGGAGAACTTAATCGGACAGAAGCGACGCAAGAAAAAATAATGAATCTTGCTACAGGAGGGAAATAG
- a CDS encoding ABC transporter permease has protein sequence MKDELKVELPKKKYTGKELIGKLGPLLALLVLIIIVTAMNPSFIAPINLLNLLRQVSVNALIAFGMTFVILTGGIDLSVGSTLALSGALVAGMITSGIDPLLAMIIGVMIGGILGAINGLLITKGKMAPFIATLATMTIFRGATLVYTDGNPITGIGDSFIFKFVGRGYLFGIPFPVILMVVAFAILFLVLHKMTFGRKTYAIGGNEKAAFVAGIKIDRVKTMIYALSGMMASISGIIITSRLNSAQPNAGQAYEMDAIAAVVLGGTSLSGGRGRIFGTLIGALIIGTLNNGLNLLGVSSFYQQIVKGIVIIIAVLLDRKKK, from the coding sequence ATGAAGGATGAATTGAAAGTGGAGTTACCTAAAAAGAAATATACTGGTAAAGAATTGATTGGAAAACTAGGTCCATTATTAGCTTTACTGGTTTTAATTATTATTGTGACAGCTATGAATCCGAGTTTTATTGCCCCAATTAACTTATTGAACTTACTTCGTCAAGTTTCAGTCAATGCGTTAATTGCCTTTGGAATGACCTTTGTCATTTTGACTGGTGGGATAGATTTGTCAGTTGGTTCAACCTTAGCTTTAAGTGGGGCTTTGGTTGCAGGCATGATTACGTCTGGAATTGATCCTTTATTAGCAATGATTATTGGCGTCATGATTGGAGGAATTCTTGGTGCTATTAACGGATTATTAATTACAAAAGGTAAAATGGCTCCGTTTATTGCGACATTGGCAACAATGACTATTTTTCGGGGAGCTACCTTAGTTTATACAGATGGCAATCCAATTACAGGAATTGGCGATAGCTTTATTTTCAAATTTGTCGGGCGTGGCTACCTATTTGGGATTCCGTTTCCAGTTATTTTAATGGTTGTGGCTTTTGCTATTTTATTCTTAGTCTTGCATAAAATGACATTCGGTCGTAAAACATATGCAATTGGTGGCAATGAAAAAGCTGCTTTTGTTGCAGGAATCAAAATTGATCGTGTGAAAACTATGATTTATGCTTTGTCAGGCATGATGGCTTCAATTAGTGGGATTATTATTACCTCACGTTTGAATTCAGCCCAACCAAATGCAGGTCAAGCCTATGAAATGGATGCAATTGCTGCGGTTGTTTTAGGAGGAACAAGTTTATCCGGTGGACGTGGTCGTATTTTTGGAACCTTGATTGGGGCACTAATTATTGGAACCTTAAATAATGGTCTGAATTTATTAGGTGTTTCAAGTTTTTATCAACAAATTGTCAAAGGAATCGTTATTATCATCGCTGTTTTATTAGATCGCAAGAAAAAATAA
- a CDS encoding D-ribose ABC transporter substrate-binding protein: MKKLVLLLGASLLLMAGCGAATLDGENSSSDKVVKKEEKELVVGVSLSTLNNPFFVSLENGIQKLADEKGTKLKIVDAQDDTAKQSNDVDDLIQQGVDILLINPVDSSAITPAVESANAANIPVIAIDRDSEGGKLLSLVASNNIEGGKMAAKYIEEVVGSEAKVVELQGVPGASATRERGKGFDEYAKGKLDIIAQQAANFDRAKGLTVMENMLQSNPEVQAVFAQNDEMALGAVEAIGAAGKTDAITVVGFDGTEDGLKAIKAGKMSATVAQQPEEMGKLALQAAFDHFAGKKVESKIDSPLELIKK; encoded by the coding sequence ATGAAAAAACTGGTACTTTTATTAGGAGCATCATTATTATTAATGGCAGGTTGTGGAGCAGCAACATTAGATGGAGAAAATTCAAGTAGCGATAAGGTTGTCAAGAAAGAAGAAAAAGAATTAGTTGTAGGAGTATCTTTATCGACATTGAATAACCCGTTTTTTGTATCATTAGAAAATGGAATTCAAAAGTTAGCGGATGAAAAAGGGACAAAATTAAAAATTGTTGACGCACAAGATGATACAGCTAAACAAAGCAATGATGTTGATGATTTAATTCAACAAGGGGTTGATATTTTGTTAATCAATCCAGTTGACTCATCTGCAATTACTCCAGCAGTGGAATCGGCAAATGCAGCCAATATTCCAGTTATTGCGATTGATCGTGATAGTGAAGGCGGAAAATTGTTGAGTTTAGTTGCTTCTAACAATATCGAAGGCGGAAAAATGGCAGCTAAATATATTGAAGAAGTTGTCGGTTCGGAAGCGAAAGTTGTGGAATTACAAGGTGTTCCAGGAGCTTCAGCAACACGAGAACGTGGAAAAGGTTTCGATGAGTATGCCAAAGGTAAATTAGATATTATCGCTCAACAAGCGGCTAACTTTGACCGTGCTAAAGGGTTAACAGTTATGGAAAATATGTTGCAATCGAATCCAGAAGTCCAAGCGGTCTTTGCTCAGAATGATGAAATGGCATTGGGAGCAGTTGAAGCCATTGGTGCAGCAGGTAAAACGGATGCGATTACTGTTGTTGGATTTGATGGTACAGAAGATGGATTGAAGGCTATTAAAGCAGGAAAAATGAGTGCTACTGTTGCTCAACAACCTGAAGAAATGGGCAAATTAGCTCTACAAGCAGCTTTTGATCATTTTGCAGGGAAAAAAGTTGAGTCTAAGATTGATTCGCCTTTAGAATTAATAAAAAAATAA
- a CDS encoding MerR family transcriptional regulator: protein MDIIDIELLKKMSVNIGEAANITGIPIRKLRYWESKNIIKSVDEGVNKTRKFDYYEIKKIILIKELLDEGYTLEKATEKVEVRMKNLAEAFEKLEKARIENEEK from the coding sequence ATGGATATCATTGATATTGAATTATTAAAAAAAATGTCTGTTAATATAGGTGAGGCAGCAAATATTACGGGAATTCCAATTAGAAAACTACGGTATTGGGAGAGTAAAAATATCATTAAAAGTGTTGATGAAGGCGTAAATAAAACCAGAAAATTTGACTATTATGAAATAAAAAAAATAATTTTAATTAAAGAACTACTGGATGAGGGGTACACGTTAGAAAAAGCGACTGAAAAAGTTGAAGTCCGAATGAAAAATCTAGCAGAAGCTTTTGAAAAATTAGAAAAAGCGAGAATAGAAAATGAAGAAAAATGA
- a CDS encoding GNAT family N-acetyltransferase yields the protein MKKNEINYQQATPKDYAQIIQVWKRSVLATHHFLKPEDMSSIEAEIRYWLPKMNVQVWSQSEKMIGFSAVSEDTLEMLFIDPNQIGKGYGKQILKELLSAFEVTKVDVNEQNEAAVTFYLKNGFQIATRDELDSEGRAYPILHLELTK from the coding sequence ATGAAGAAAAATGAAATTAATTATCAACAAGCGACACCCAAGGATTATGCTCAAATCATTCAAGTTTGGAAACGTTCAGTTTTAGCGACGCATCATTTTTTAAAACCAGAAGATATGTCTAGTATTGAGGCTGAAATTCGTTATTGGTTACCTAAAATGAACGTTCAAGTTTGGAGCCAGTCGGAAAAAATGATTGGTTTTTCAGCTGTTAGTGAAGACACGCTGGAAATGCTATTTATTGATCCAAATCAAATTGGAAAAGGTTATGGCAAACAAATCTTAAAAGAATTATTATCAGCTTTCGAGGTTACTAAAGTTGACGTGAATGAGCAAAACGAAGCAGCGGTGACATTTTATTTAAAAAATGGTTTTCAGATAGCTACTAGAGACGAATTAGATAGTGAAGGTAGAGCCTATCCAATTTTACATTTAGAATTAACTAAATAA
- a CDS encoding LysR family transcriptional regulator produces MNLKQLYYFKMLAKTEHMTQAAEQLSITQPSLSNSMTELEKELGTFLFEKNGRNIRLTKYGHFFLSYVERSLNELEHGEKALKELVSPDRGHIDLAFIYTLGPYFAPLLLKEFQIIDAHQNISFSFYQGNTKNIIKSLKAEQSDIAICSMITPDDQLHFEPIAEEEIVLIVPLDHPLAYFDEIDLKNTAGYPFISFNKKSGIRPMIDAMLAEVNVVPSIVCEVEEDHTMAGFVAFGHGIGIVPRIAALDYYKVKILHITNPTYQRTIYATTLKNHYLSPATRLFRDFIVDYGQQHFLASGKKI; encoded by the coding sequence ATGAATTTAAAACAGCTTTATTATTTTAAAATGCTAGCAAAAACAGAACATATGACGCAAGCCGCTGAACAATTATCCATCACCCAGCCTAGTTTAAGCAATTCCATGACTGAACTTGAAAAAGAATTAGGCACATTTTTATTTGAAAAAAATGGAAGAAATATTCGCTTAACAAAGTATGGGCATTTCTTCTTAAGTTATGTAGAACGTTCTTTAAATGAACTGGAACATGGGGAAAAAGCATTAAAAGAATTAGTTAGTCCTGATCGGGGACATATTGACTTAGCTTTTATTTATACCTTAGGGCCTTATTTTGCGCCACTTTTGTTAAAAGAGTTTCAAATAATTGATGCCCATCAAAATATTTCTTTTTCTTTTTATCAAGGGAATACTAAAAATATTATCAAAAGTTTGAAAGCTGAACAATCCGATATCGCCATTTGTTCGATGATTACACCTGATGACCAACTCCATTTTGAACCGATTGCAGAAGAGGAAATTGTTTTAATCGTGCCTTTGGATCATCCATTAGCCTACTTTGATGAAATTGATTTAAAAAATACGGCTGGCTATCCCTTTATTTCATTTAACAAAAAAAGTGGGATTCGTCCGATGATTGATGCGATGCTAGCCGAAGTTAATGTTGTTCCATCAATTGTTTGCGAGGTGGAAGAAGACCATACGATGGCGGGCTTTGTTGCCTTTGGTCATGGCATTGGTATTGTACCAAGAATTGCAGCTTTAGACTATTACAAAGTTAAAATTCTCCACATTACCAACCCTACTTACCAACGTACTATCTATGCAACAACCTTGAAAAATCATTATCTTTCACCAGCCACTCGGTTATTTAGAGACTTTATTGTTGACTATGGGCAACAACACTTTTTAGCTTCTGGTAAAAAGATTTAA